The following DNA comes from Blastocatellia bacterium.
TTCATTGGCAAGGGTTACGGATTCGGTTAAAGAAGTATTAACTAAAGTTTTGGAAGAAGTTTTAAGAGATATTTTAATAGGATTTTTTTCTCTAGGTTTATTTATTATTCCTGCTGGTATATTGGGCCGTAGTTTAGCTAGTCCAAAGTCTAAGATTTTGACATTGTAGCCACCGCGTCCATTTGGTTCTAACCAAATATTATCAGGCTTTAAGTCTCGGTGAATTATTCCTTGAAGGTGTGCTGTATGAATTGCCAAACAAATTTGCTCAACTATATCAGTAATAAGCTCTAGGGGTAGCTTTCCTTTTTGTTTAATTAAATTACCTAAATTACTACCATTTAGATATTCCATCACCATATAAGCAAGTGTGTCATCTCGAAAGGTTGTAAAACCAAAATCACTAATATTTACAACGTTTGGATGGCGAAGTAGTCCCATAGCTTCAGCCTCACGCTTAAAACGCTCTACAAAGCTAGTATTGCTCATAAATTGAGGCGTAATAACTTTAAGCGCGACTAATCGCTTTGTCCCAAGATGAGTAGCTAGATAGACAGCCCCCATTCCACCTTGACCAAGTTGCTTGTCTATACGATATTTCCCATCTAATACTTCATCTATAAGCTGTAAGGAATTAAACATAATTAGTTGATTTGATTAAATAAAAATGCACTTAATAAAATATAAATAGTATACTTTTATGTGTTAGGGCTGCAAATTTTATGTCAGTCTTTTTCTAAATTAAAATATAATTCTTTTAGCTAATCATTAAATCAGCTAAAGAATAACTACAATGTTTACTAGATTATACAAACCGTTAATTAAATTAAGCTTTGCCATTTCCTTACTACTAATTGCTGATACTGCTGCTTTAGCTCAATCATCAGGAGCAACTTCTGGAGCCATTACAGGAGTAATAAAAGATAGTCAAGGAGCAGTAATTAGTAATGCACTAATCTCTATTGAAAAAGAAGACACTAATTTAGTATTTTCTACTAATTCATCTAACAGTGGGGTTTATCAAGCAACACAACTACCACCAGGTACTTATAAACTTAGTGTAACATCAACAGGTTTTTCAACTGCTACAACAACATTAATTTTAACTGTTGGGACTACAGCACTTGTTGACATTGAGCTAGAACCAGGCAATACATCAGATTTTATTACAGTTAATAGCGAAACACTTGCTACTGTACGCACAGAAAGCAGTACAAATATAACTGGAGAAAAATTAGTAGTTTGCCAATTAACCAACGAAATTACTTAGACTTTACTTTAACAGTTGCTAGAGCGGTGATGGATAGAATCCCTCCTAATGGAACAACAGCGACTTCAGGAATTTCTTTTAATGGTCAAACTGCAAGAGGAAATAACTTTACTATTGATGGAATAAGCAATAATGATATCCCTAATGGTGCAGTACGTACAACTTTTAGCCAGGAAGCAATACAAGAATTTCAAGTTGTGTCTGATGGTTATTCTGCTGAATTTGGCCGGGCAATTGGAGGAATAATCAATATTGTTACTAAAACAGGTAGCAATGATTTTCATGGCAGTGTATTTGGCTTTTTTCGCAATAACAAAATTAGTGCTAGAGAAGTGTTTACTGCTAAAAAAGTGCCTTTTCGCCAATATCAAAACGGTTTTACTTTTAGCGGCCCGCTTAAAAAAGACAAAGCTTTTTTCTTTATTTCATTTGAGCGGCTTTCTGTTAAACAAAATACAATTGTGTCAATTAGTGATCAAGTTGTAGCCTCAGCACGTCGCCAAGGATATCCCCTTAGCAATGGAGCAATCCCTTTTTCTATTGGAAATAGCCTAGTTTTAGCACGTAGCGATATCAACCTTTCACCTTTTAACCGTCTAGCCGTCCGTTTTAATGGAGGCTATAAATATAATGGTAGTTTTGAAACAGGTGGAGACGTACTTGGCGGCTTTGTTAGTGAAACCTCTAGCGGCATTCAACGCTTAGATGATTATAGTTTTGCTGCTAATAATATTTACACAAATACAAACCTTAATTTTGTTAATGAAGCACGATTTCTTTATGGCCGACTAACTCAAAAAGTTGATCCTGTGGATGTTAATAATCCTGCTACTCAACTTATTACTGATCAAGGACGTGCAATTTTTGGCCGTAATATTGTTTTACCACAACCTAGCGATGGACGTTTTTTTCAGCTTGTTGATACTGTTTCATTAATTCGAGATCGCCATCAAATTAAATTTGGAGGAGATTTTTCATTTTTTAATACCATTGGAGATAAAACAGACTTACAACTTCTTAAAGGCGGTTTAGCCGTCTTTGCTCCAATAGACTTTGCTCAAGCTTCAGGTATTCCAGGACTTCCATTTTTTGATGGGCTAGCAACTTTTGACCCTACAGTTAGATCTAGTGTGCAAAATAATTTCTTGACTGCCTTTTCTGGTTTGTTGCCAGGTTTATTTCCTGTTTTCCTGCTAATTTACCTTTAACAAGTTTAGCTTTACCAGCAGTTTTTATTCAAGGTTTTGGAAACAGTAATGTTTCAACTCAAACAAAACTTTTTTCTACCTTTATTCAAGATGATTTTAGATTGAAAGAAAATTTACTTGTAAAATTAGGCTTGCGTTATGATTTTTCTCGTGTGACTGCTATTCCAAACAATAATGGCAACTTTAGTCCTCGTATTGCTATTGCTTTTAGTCCACAAAAATTTCCTAAATTACAAATTCGTGCTAATTATGGGATATTTTTTGGCTCTCCTGTAGTTGCAAATGGTGTGACGGCTACTTTATTTCGTAATAGCTATAAAGTTGTTGTGTTTCCTTTTCCTTTTTCAATAATTCCTTTTTCTTTGCCTAATCATCGTTTTGCTGATTCTCAAAATATTCCTTCAACAGTTCCTTTTATAGCTCAACTTAGCCAAACATTTAATTTTCAACCTGATTATAGCAATGCCTACACTCAACAAGCAGGCTTAAGCAGTTATTACAGACTTAATAATAATACTGCTATTGAGCTAAGTTATATCTATGTTCGAGGTGCTAAATTAACTGGCTCACGAAATATTAACCCTATAGTTAGACCTATTGCTAATGACCCTATGACAAGTGCAATTATAGGCCGCAATGATCCAAGTCAAGGCGACATAATCCAATTTCAATCAGCTTTTGATAGCTATTACCATGCTGGAACTATTTCTTTAGAACGTAGGCTAATTAAAAACTTTAATTTTTTAGCAAGTTATACATTTTCTAAATCTATTGATAATGTAGTTGACAGCATACGCCCTGATATTCAACCACCAAATAACCCATTAAAACCAGGGGATGAGCGAAGTTTATCACTTCAAGACTTACGACATCGTTTTGTTGCTTCTGCGACGGTTGATTTTAATGACAGTCGTTATAAAATTTTACATGATTTTCAAGTTTCTACCATAATTACTTTAGAATCAGGCCATCCTTATAATTTATTAGCTGGCATAGATTTAGACCAAAATGGAGATAACCCGGCTGGAGATCGTCCTAATGGCATAAGTCGTAATGCTGGTATTACACCTGGTTTTTACAATGTTAACTTTAGGCTAACTCGTAGCTTACAAATTAGTGAAAAATACCGCTTACAAGGCTTTTTAGAGGTATTTAATCTATTTAATACTGTAAATATTAACCAAGTAAATAATGTCTTTTTTCCTGATGCTCAAGGCAATTTTAATCTACCACGTCAAGAAAATGGACGTTTTGTTGCACCAAGGGAAGGTTTTCAAAGTGCTTTTGCTCCTCGTCAATTTCAACTTGGTTTTAGATTTAATTTCTAAATTTCTAGTAAGAGCTAATAACAACGTTGTTATTAGCTTTTTGTAATTATGAATAAGGAGAATAATTTAAGTGAGTCAAACAGAACATTTCTATCAAGTGGATCTTAGTTGGTTAGCAGGAAAAGAGGGTCAACTAAGTTCTGGTACTTTACCGCCAATTATGGCTTCCTCTCCACCTGAATTTAACGGTAAAGACGGGATTTGGACACCAGAACATCTTTTTTTAGCATCAATTAATTCCTGTTTTATGCTAACTTTTCTAGCAATTGCAGAAATTTCAAAACTAGAATTTATTAGTTTTAATTGTCAAGCAAATGGAAAGCTAGAAAGACCTGCTGGAGCTAAAACTTTTGAATTTACAGAAGTAACACTTACTCCAAAAGTAGTATTAAAAAATATTGAGGATAAAACAAAAACTGAGAAGATTTTAGAAAAATCAGAGAGAAATTGCTTTATTTCTAATTCAAT
Coding sequences within:
- a CDS encoding OsmC family protein, whose product is MASSPPEFNGKDGIWTPEHLFLASINSCFMLTFLAIAEISKLEFISFNCQANGKLERPAGAKTFEFTEVTLTPKVVLKNIEDKTKTEKILEKSERNCFISNSIKCAIKLVAEISAGN
- a CDS encoding TonB-dependent receptor gives rise to the protein MSCFPANLPLTSLALPAVFIQGFGNSNVSTQTKLFSTFIQDDFRLKENLLVKLGLRYDFSRVTAIPNNNGNFSPRIAIAFSPQKFPKLQIRANYGIFFGSPVVANGVTATLFRNSYKVVVFPFPFSIIPFSLPNHRFADSQNIPSTVPFIAQLSQTFNFQPDYSNAYTQQAGLSSYYRLNNNTAIELSYIYVRGAKLTGSRNINPIVRPIANDPMTSAIIGRNDPSQGDIIQFQSAFDSYYHAGTISLERRLIKNFNFLASYTFSKSIDNVVDSIRPDIQPPNNPLKPGDERSLSLQDLRHRFVASATVDFNDSRYKILHDFQVSTIITLESGHPYNLLAGIDLDQNGDNPAGDRPNGISRNAGITPGFYNVNFRLTRSLQISEKYRLQGFLEVFNLFNTVNINQVNNVFFPDAQGNFNLPRQENGRFVAPREGFQSAFAPRQFQLGFRFNF
- a CDS encoding carboxypeptidase regulatory-like domain-containing protein, coding for MFTRLYKPLIKLSFAISLLLIADTAALAQSSGATSGAITGVIKDSQGAVISNALISIEKEDTNLVFSTNSSNSGVYQATQLPPGTYKLSVTSTGFSTATTTLILTVGTTALVDIELEPGNTSDFITVNSETLATVRTESSTNITGEKLVVCQLTNEIT